Proteins encoded within one genomic window of Empedobacter falsenii:
- a CDS encoding DegT/DnrJ/EryC1/StrS family aminotransferase, producing MKKIQMVDLQSQYQKIKGDVDAAILNVLDSAAFINGPEVKQFETELQDYLNVKHVIPCGNGTDALQIALMALGLEPGDEVITADFTFAATVEVVDLLKLNSILVDVDYDTFTIDTEKLKAAITPKTKAIIPVHLFGQCANMDEIMAIAKEHNLYVVEDTAQAIGADYKGRKAGTIGHIGCTSFFPSKNLGCYGDGGAIFTNDDDIAHRLRGIVNHGMYKRYYHDEVGVNSRLDSVQAAVLRRKLPFLNDYNAARNKAAAYYTEAFKDIDALLTPVKGEDTTHVFHQYTLRVTNGKRNELQAFLTEKEIPAMIYYPVPLRKQKAYDNGHYNDADFPNTNKLVEEVMSLPMHTELDEEQLAYITSAVREFFGK from the coding sequence ATGAAAAAAATACAAATGGTTGACTTACAAAGTCAATATCAAAAAATAAAAGGAGACGTTGATGCAGCAATTTTGAATGTTTTGGATTCGGCTGCTTTTATTAATGGACCAGAAGTAAAACAATTCGAAACTGAATTGCAAGATTACTTAAATGTAAAACACGTAATTCCTTGTGGAAACGGAACTGATGCGTTGCAAATTGCTTTGATGGCGCTAGGTTTAGAGCCAGGTGACGAGGTGATTACGGCAGATTTTACATTTGCTGCAACAGTAGAAGTTGTTGATTTATTGAAATTAAATTCAATATTAGTTGACGTTGATTATGATACTTTTACAATTGATACAGAAAAATTAAAAGCGGCAATCACGCCAAAAACAAAAGCAATTATTCCAGTTCATTTATTTGGTCAATGTGCGAATATGGACGAGATTATGGCAATTGCAAAAGAACATAACTTATATGTTGTAGAAGATACTGCACAAGCTATTGGAGCGGATTACAAAGGTCGAAAAGCTGGAACAATTGGTCACATTGGTTGTACATCTTTCTTTCCTTCAAAAAACTTAGGTTGTTATGGTGATGGTGGAGCAATTTTTACAAATGATGATGATATTGCACATCGTTTACGTGGAATTGTAAATCACGGAATGTACAAACGTTACTACCACGATGAAGTTGGTGTTAACTCTCGTTTGGATTCTGTTCAAGCAGCAGTTTTACGTCGTAAATTACCTTTCTTAAATGATTATAACGCTGCTCGTAACAAAGCTGCGGCTTATTATACAGAAGCTTTTAAAGATATTGATGCATTATTAACGCCTGTAAAAGGAGAAGACACAACTCACGTATTCCATCAATATACGTTACGTGTAACAAATGGTAAACGTAATGAATTACAAGCTTTCTTGACTGAAAAAGAAATTCCTGCGATGATTTATTATCCTGTTCCATTACGCAAACAAAAAGCGTATGATAACGGGCATTATAATGATGCAGATTTTCCAAATACAAACAAATTGGTAGAAGAAGTAATGTCTTTACCAATGCACACAGAGTTAGATGAGGAGCAATTGGCTTACATCACTTCTGCTGTTCGCGAATTTTTTGGAAAATAA
- a CDS encoding porin family protein, with product MKKLILGIALFGGLSAANAQIDLGVKGGLNFPTLSGDSRKIYSDSQGNGLGTKLRTDFYVGGYANYKITDQISFQPELLYSKQGAGLKTNDNSKAKFVTHNINIPLMGRYEIMDGLNVEFGPQLGFLVSAKMKTEEGKTDTKIKATDNFKTFDFGLNFGAAYKITDELEINARFTKGLSNINDYYPQTVNDNYKITNTYFSIGVAYKLAEM from the coding sequence ATGAAAAAACTAATCTTAGGAATAGCACTTTTTGGTGGATTAAGTGCAGCAAACGCGCAAATTGATTTAGGAGTAAAAGGAGGTCTTAACTTTCCAACTTTATCTGGTGATTCTAGAAAAATTTACTCTGATAGTCAAGGAAATGGTTTAGGGACTAAATTAAGAACAGACTTTTATGTTGGTGGTTATGCAAACTACAAAATAACGGATCAAATTAGTTTTCAACCAGAACTTCTGTATTCTAAACAAGGAGCTGGATTAAAAACAAATGACAATTCAAAAGCTAAATTTGTAACACATAATATTAATATTCCTTTAATGGGACGTTATGAAATTATGGATGGTTTAAATGTTGAGTTTGGTCCGCAATTAGGATTTTTAGTTTCTGCTAAAATGAAAACTGAAGAAGGAAAAACAGATACTAAAATAAAAGCTACAGACAATTTCAAAACATTTGATTTTGGTTTAAACTTCGGAGCTGCATACAAAATTACTGATGAATTAGAAATTAATGCTCGTTTTACAAAAGGATTATCAAACATTAATGATTATTATCCGCAAACAGTTAATGACAATTACAAAATTACAAATACTTACTTTAGTATTGGTGTAGCATACAAATTAGCTGAAATGTAA
- a CDS encoding UvrD-helicase domain-containing protein, which translates to MLQAGDFKIYNASAGAGKTYTLVKEFLSLLLTNESDYHFEHILAITFTNKAAGEMKERIIETLEEIAKNPNPKEDQYILELASELNLKPEIIKTKAYNILIAILHNYSKFSISTIDKFNLRLMKSFAQDLGLSMNFDVEMNTNEIINESVDLLYSKIGEDEKLTQTMIKIALDNMDENKSWDIRKTLSSDTSDISNDRHLQDLEKLKNISLDEFISYRKVVFDDIKTLKDGLITIGNEFFELLANNGISVNELPGKSRGIAAFFQKLKNFDGFGLILPTDANTKDILEEGYLSKVKDATAESIFSKVKDLFEKAAKINDHLLLLTSIQKNISSISLINEVEKSLDSIKKDSNVLLINEFNTIISKNLQQQPANFIYERIGSRYNHYFIDEFQDTSTLQWNNLNPLVENARAQSDTIMLVGDAKQSIYRWRGGNPAQMIDLIDRKEEENIKVEELEKNWRSHENIIQFNNELYSFIASQLNLPSFQYLYEIGNKQLTNHQKDGFVKINFIEQEGRSKDLFKEQNLELVLKTIEDCQANGFSLNDIAILVRSNAQGILLAKYLTENNLVVISNEALLLKNSFEIQLIEYLFKITSNPQDEQSKIRFLMVAYELELFKTDDLTITVEKALKGDLPKFLKLTKSLGIDLDFIQDQNLSLYDFTEKAIRTLHLQERSPAYILSFLDVILEYSSKNESDLNSFLEFWSTIKDKASIKTPKGVDAIQIMTIHKSKGLEFPVVILPFLDWQSKNSKIWIPLQKDEENPFETFYVGINNELKSIKNEAIKSKIDEEENLVQLDEINTLYVATTRAKEQLYMIAQKPKESSKSKNIANYLHEFVFSKGFSEDEVILKGSPERISIPKIIENSSAELKIYSSDWNTRLVINTNSEKAQEKLKFTEFGNTVHNILSQIVTQNDLPKIIESEKQRGTISAENVEHLQKTLQNLLQDAKLVPYFARGLTVLNERDFIDENGQIFRADRVVIDEENNCSIIDYKTGQPDLDHHFQVNRYADFFRNLGYNIQTKILIYIDDEQQKINVVEVF; encoded by the coding sequence TTGTTACAAGCAGGCGATTTCAAAATTTACAATGCTTCCGCTGGAGCAGGTAAAACTTACACTTTGGTAAAGGAATTTCTTTCGTTGTTATTGACGAATGAAAGCGATTATCATTTCGAACACATTTTAGCTATTACGTTTACGAATAAAGCGGCGGGTGAAATGAAGGAACGTATCATCGAAACTTTAGAAGAAATTGCAAAAAATCCTAACCCAAAAGAAGATCAATATATTCTCGAATTAGCTTCGGAACTGAATTTGAAGCCTGAAATCATTAAGACAAAAGCATACAATATTCTGATTGCGATTCTTCATAATTATTCCAAATTTTCGATTTCTACGATTGATAAATTTAATCTTCGATTGATGAAATCTTTTGCACAAGATTTGGGTTTATCAATGAATTTTGATGTCGAAATGAATACAAATGAAATCATTAACGAATCGGTTGATTTGTTGTATTCAAAAATTGGAGAAGACGAAAAATTAACGCAAACAATGATCAAAATTGCGTTGGATAATATGGATGAAAATAAATCGTGGGATATTCGAAAAACGCTTTCTTCAGACACTTCGGACATTTCTAATGATCGCCATTTACAAGATTTAGAAAAGTTGAAAAACATTTCGTTAGACGAATTTATTAGTTATCGAAAAGTTGTTTTTGATGATATAAAAACTTTGAAAGATGGTTTGATTACAATTGGAAATGAGTTTTTCGAATTGCTTGCAAACAATGGAATTTCGGTAAATGAATTACCAGGAAAAAGTCGAGGAATTGCTGCTTTTTTCCAGAAATTAAAAAACTTTGATGGTTTTGGTTTGATTTTACCAACCGATGCTAATACAAAAGATATTTTGGAAGAAGGTTATCTTTCGAAAGTGAAAGATGCAACTGCTGAATCTATTTTTTCTAAAGTGAAAGATTTGTTCGAAAAAGCTGCAAAAATCAACGATCACTTACTTTTATTAACTTCAATTCAAAAAAATATATCGTCGATTTCGTTGATTAATGAAGTTGAAAAATCATTAGATTCGATCAAAAAAGATTCAAATGTTTTGTTGATTAATGAATTCAATACCATTATTAGTAAAAATCTGCAACAACAACCTGCCAATTTTATTTATGAGCGAATTGGTTCGCGTTACAATCATTATTTTATTGATGAATTTCAGGATACATCGACGTTACAATGGAATAATTTAAATCCGTTGGTCGAAAATGCACGCGCCCAATCTGACACAATTATGTTGGTTGGCGATGCAAAACAATCTATTTATCGTTGGCGAGGTGGAAATCCTGCGCAAATGATTGATTTAATTGATCGAAAAGAAGAAGAAAATATTAAAGTTGAAGAATTAGAAAAAAACTGGCGAAGTCACGAAAATATTATTCAATTTAACAATGAATTGTATTCGTTTATCGCGTCACAACTCAATTTGCCGAGTTTTCAATATTTGTACGAAATCGGAAATAAACAATTGACCAATCATCAAAAAGATGGTTTTGTCAAAATAAATTTTATTGAACAAGAAGGTCGTTCGAAAGATTTATTTAAAGAACAAAATTTAGAATTAGTTCTAAAAACAATTGAAGATTGTCAAGCAAATGGTTTCTCATTAAATGATATTGCGATTTTGGTTCGTAGTAATGCGCAAGGGATTTTGTTAGCGAAATATTTGACCGAAAATAATTTGGTTGTGATTTCTAATGAAGCTTTGTTGTTAAAGAATTCTTTCGAAATTCAATTGATTGAATATTTATTCAAAATCACCTCAAATCCACAAGATGAACAATCGAAAATTCGTTTTTTGATGGTGGCTTATGAATTAGAATTATTCAAAACAGATGATTTAACAATCACAGTTGAAAAAGCATTAAAAGGCGATTTGCCAAAGTTTTTAAAATTAACCAAATCACTTGGAATTGATTTAGATTTTATTCAAGATCAAAACCTTTCGTTGTATGATTTTACAGAAAAAGCGATTCGAACTTTACATTTACAAGAACGTTCGCCCGCTTATATTTTAAGTTTTTTAGATGTTATTTTAGAATATTCATCAAAAAATGAATCTGATCTGAATTCATTTCTCGAGTTTTGGTCGACAATCAAAGATAAAGCGAGTATCAAAACGCCAAAAGGTGTCGATGCAATTCAGATTATGACGATTCATAAATCAAAAGGATTGGAATTTCCAGTTGTAATTTTGCCGTTTTTAGATTGGCAAAGTAAGAATTCTAAAATTTGGATTCCATTACAAAAAGATGAAGAAAATCCGTTTGAAACATTTTATGTTGGAATTAATAATGAATTAAAATCAATCAAAAATGAAGCGATAAAATCGAAGATTGACGAAGAAGAAAATTTGGTTCAATTGGATGAAATTAATACGCTTTATGTTGCAACAACGCGTGCAAAAGAGCAATTGTATATGATTGCGCAAAAACCAAAAGAGTCTTCGAAATCTAAAAATATTGCAAATTATTTACACGAATTTGTTTTCAGTAAAGGTTTTTCTGAAGATGAAGTTATTTTGAAAGGTTCTCCTGAACGAATTTCAATTCCAAAAATTATAGAAAATTCTTCGGCTGAATTAAAAATTTATTCTTCGGATTGGAATACGCGTTTAGTAATTAATACCAATTCGGAAAAAGCACAGGAAAAGTTGAAATTCACCGAATTTGGAAATACAGTTCATAACATTTTATCGCAAATTGTGACACAAAATGATTTACCAAAAATCATTGAAAGTGAAAAACAACGTGGTACAATTTCAGCCGAAAATGTAGAACATCTGCAAAAAACCTTGCAAAATTTATTACAAGATGCTAAATTAGTTCCATATTTTGCTAGAGGTTTAACGGTTTTGAATGAACGCGATTTTATTGATGAAAATGGACAAATTTTCAGAGCCGACCGTGTGGTAATTGATGAAGAAAATAATTGTTCGATTATCGATTATAAAACTGGTCAACCCGATTTAGATCATCATTTTCAAGTGAATAGATATGCCGATTTTTTTAGAAATTTAGGTTATAATATTCAGACCAAAATCTTGATTTATATTGATGATGAACAGCAAAAAATAAATGTTGTAGAGGTATTTTGA
- a CDS encoding porin family protein — MKKCLFFIPLLAFAINTNAQTKFGAKAGLNVSNLSGDNQNADAKVGFHVGGYANIKFAEKFAFQPELLYSAQGAKESGQIYVNQEIGNVNADVKYKLDYINVPLMIKFYPTQNFNIEAGPQIGFLVNAKANVKTTALGQKIDTDQDMKDYLKSTDFGLNIGLGYEFSNGLNAGARYNFGLSNISDENGGDIKNSVFSVGLGYSF; from the coding sequence ATGAAAAAATGTTTATTTTTTATTCCATTATTAGCTTTCGCTATTAATACAAATGCTCAAACTAAATTTGGAGCTAAAGCAGGTCTTAATGTATCAAATTTATCTGGAGATAACCAAAATGCTGATGCAAAAGTAGGTTTTCATGTTGGAGGTTATGCTAATATAAAATTTGCTGAGAAATTTGCGTTTCAACCTGAATTGTTATATTCAGCTCAAGGAGCTAAAGAGTCAGGACAAATTTATGTTAATCAAGAAATTGGAAATGTTAATGCAGACGTGAAATATAAATTAGATTATATTAATGTTCCATTAATGATCAAATTCTATCCAACTCAAAATTTTAATATTGAAGCTGGACCTCAAATTGGTTTCTTAGTTAATGCAAAAGCTAACGTTAAAACAACAGCTTTAGGACAAAAAATAGACACTGATCAAGACATGAAAGATTACTTAAAATCTACAGATTTTGGTTTAAACATTGGATTAGGATACGAATTTTCTAATGGTCTTAATGCAGGAGCTCGTTACAATTTTGGACTTTCAAATATCTCTGATGAAAACGGAGGAGATATAAAAAATTCTGTATTTTCAGTTGGTTTAGGATATTCATTCTAA
- the uvrC gene encoding excinuclease ABC subunit UvrC: protein MNENVKLKLASLPETPGVYQYYNKKGDLLYIGKAKNLKRRVNSYFNKQHDSKRLRVLVSNIDNIETINVNSEYDALLLENNLIKEHQPRYNILLRDDKTYPWICIKNERFPRIFSTRNAIKDGSEYFGPYSNGKAMKVLLGLIKELYQLRTCSYDLSEKNIENHKFKVCLEYHIGNCLGPCEAYQTEEEYNEQISAIRNIIKGEFNEPKQYLVNQMTKYASDLKFEKAQMIKEKIEALQNYQSRSTIVSPTITNVDVFSITSDEEYAYVNFMKIYHGAIIQSHTEEWKKKLDETDEDLLERAIIDFSDRFNLTSKEIYVPFELSLEIPFRKITVPKIGDKKHIVDLSLKNTRIYRLEQLKQTKIVDPDRHTNRIMNQMKVDLRLPTEPRHIEGFDNSNIQGTNPVSACVVFKNGKPSKKDYRIFNVKTVEGPNDFATMEEVIERRYSRVLAEGESLPQLILIDGGKGQLSSALKSINRLGLRGKVSVIGIAKRLEEIYYPDDPYPLYLDKNSETLKVLQHVRDESHRFGITRHRNRRSKNAYNSVLEEIEGIGPQTIKELLTKFKSVERIKNASLLELTDCIGKSKAKKIKDYFSNDEKSTN from the coding sequence ATGAATGAAAATGTAAAATTAAAATTAGCGAGTTTACCCGAAACACCCGGTGTTTATCAGTATTATAACAAAAAAGGAGATTTGTTATACATTGGTAAAGCGAAAAACTTGAAGCGTCGCGTGAATTCGTATTTCAATAAACAACACGATTCGAAACGTTTGCGTGTTTTGGTGAGTAATATCGATAACATCGAAACCATCAACGTAAATTCTGAATATGACGCGTTGTTGTTGGAAAATAATTTGATTAAAGAGCATCAGCCACGATACAATATCCTGTTAAGAGATGACAAAACCTATCCTTGGATTTGCATCAAAAATGAACGATTTCCACGTATTTTTTCGACTCGAAATGCTATCAAAGATGGTTCGGAATACTTTGGACCATATTCTAACGGAAAAGCGATGAAAGTTTTGTTAGGTTTGATCAAAGAATTGTATCAACTAAGAACATGTTCGTATGATTTGAGTGAGAAAAATATCGAAAATCATAAATTCAAAGTTTGCTTGGAATACCATATTGGTAATTGTCTTGGGCCTTGTGAAGCTTATCAAACCGAGGAAGAATACAACGAGCAAATTTCGGCAATTCGTAATATCATCAAAGGAGAATTTAACGAACCAAAGCAATATTTGGTTAACCAAATGACAAAATATGCATCGGATTTGAAGTTTGAAAAAGCGCAAATGATTAAAGAAAAAATCGAAGCGTTACAGAATTATCAATCTCGTTCTACAATTGTTTCGCCTACGATTACCAATGTTGATGTTTTTTCGATTACGTCGGACGAAGAATATGCGTATGTCAATTTCATGAAAATTTATCACGGTGCAATTATACAGTCGCATACGGAGGAATGGAAAAAGAAATTGGACGAAACGGACGAAGATTTATTAGAACGCGCAATTATTGATTTCTCAGATCGATTTAATTTAACTTCGAAAGAAATTTATGTTCCATTCGAATTGAGTTTAGAAATTCCGTTCAGAAAAATTACAGTTCCAAAAATTGGAGATAAAAAACATATTGTCGATTTATCGTTAAAAAATACCCGAATTTATCGTTTAGAACAGCTTAAACAAACTAAAATCGTCGATCCTGATCGTCATACAAATCGTATCATGAATCAGATGAAAGTTGATTTGCGTTTACCCACAGAACCTCGACATATAGAAGGTTTTGATAACTCTAACATTCAAGGAACGAATCCTGTTTCGGCTTGTGTGGTGTTCAAAAATGGAAAACCAAGTAAGAAAGATTATCGCATTTTCAATGTAAAAACCGTAGAAGGACCAAATGATTTTGCAACAATGGAAGAGGTGATTGAAAGACGATATTCGAGAGTTTTGGCTGAAGGAGAATCTTTGCCTCAATTAATTTTGATTGATGGTGGAAAAGGACAATTAAGTTCGGCTCTAAAATCGATTAATCGTTTGGGTTTACGCGGAAAAGTTTCGGTGATTGGAATTGCGAAGCGTTTAGAAGAAATTTATTATCCAGATGATCCTTATCCGTTATATTTGGACAAAAATTCTGAAACCTTGAAAGTGCTTCAACATGTGCGAGATGAATCGCATCGATTTGGAATTACACGCCACCGAAATCGACGAAGCAAAAACGCTTATAATTCGGTTTTGGAAGAAATAGAAGGTATCGGTCCGCAAACAATTAAAGAATTATTAACAAAATTTAAATCGGTCGAACGAATAAAAAATGCATCTTTGTTAGAATTAACCGATTGTATAGGAAAATCTAAAGCAAAAAAAATAAAAGATTATTTTTCGAATGATGAAAAATCTACTAATTGA
- a CDS encoding BlaI/MecI/CopY family transcriptional regulator, with product MKVKLSRREEEVMEVIWSGKQVFAKDIIDSYDDPKPANTTISTLLKRMHDKGYIDYEQMGNSRRYYALVKKDDYFSKEVKGMISNFFNNSATQFASFFAKSNNMSVEELEKLRDIIDNEIDRKKK from the coding sequence ATGAAAGTTAAATTATCAAGAAGAGAAGAGGAAGTGATGGAAGTTATCTGGAGCGGAAAACAAGTTTTTGCGAAAGATATTATCGATTCTTATGACGATCCAAAACCTGCGAATACTACAATTTCTACCTTATTAAAGAGGATGCACGACAAAGGTTATATTGATTACGAGCAAATGGGAAACTCGCGTCGATATTATGCTTTGGTAAAAAAAGATGATTATTTTTCGAAAGAAGTAAAAGGAATGATTTCCAACTTTTTTAATAATTCGGCAACACAATTTGCTTCATTTTTTGCTAAATCGAACAATATGTCGGTCGAAGAATTAGAAAAATTACGTGACATAATTGACAATGAAATAGACCGTAAAAAGAAATAA
- a CDS encoding 3-deoxy-D-manno-octulosonic acid transferase has protein sequence MQGFYNTSIKAYGMALKLASNFNEKAKLWVDGRKNWEEKIASKISETDKVLWVHCSSLGEFEQGRPVIEALKEKYPTHKIAVSFFSPSGYEIRKNYQGADVIFYLPLDTKSNAEKLIKVLHPEILILVKYEYWFNLITELHQQNIPTIVVSSIFRESQNFFKKHGKNWFAKKLSLINHFFVQNQKSKDLLDSIQITQNTIAGDTRFDRVKQIIHQDNQLDFMNDFKQNSKLIVVGSSWPKDEELFVNLINQKLTDDWKIVFAPHNLNDTEINSFLSKINQKAVKFSDLEKTSQQYLIDSKIFILNTIGILSKVYFYADITYIGGGFGAGIHNTLEAVTFGNPVVFGPKYKKFQEAVDLIEVDGGFSIANQNEFDTIMNRLMNDENFRKESGKKAGDFVQNSPNATKIILEYLNDIL, from the coding sequence GTGCAAGGATTTTATAACACATCAATTAAGGCGTACGGAATGGCGCTAAAATTGGCTTCGAATTTTAATGAAAAGGCAAAACTTTGGGTAGATGGAAGAAAAAATTGGGAAGAAAAAATAGCTTCTAAAATTTCAGAAACCGATAAAGTTTTGTGGGTGCATTGTTCATCTTTAGGCGAATTTGAACAAGGTAGACCAGTGATCGAAGCGTTGAAAGAAAAATATCCAACACATAAAATTGCTGTTTCATTTTTCTCTCCTTCTGGTTATGAAATTAGAAAGAATTATCAAGGCGCAGATGTTATTTTTTATTTGCCTTTAGACACAAAATCGAATGCAGAAAAGTTGATAAAAGTACTTCATCCAGAGATTTTGATTTTAGTGAAATACGAATATTGGTTCAATTTGATTACAGAATTACATCAGCAAAACATTCCAACAATTGTGGTTTCGTCTATTTTTAGAGAAAGTCAAAACTTTTTCAAAAAACATGGAAAAAATTGGTTTGCGAAAAAATTAAGTTTGATAAATCATTTCTTTGTTCAAAATCAAAAGTCAAAAGATTTATTAGATTCTATTCAAATCACTCAAAATACAATTGCGGGCGATACGCGATTTGATCGTGTCAAACAGATCATTCATCAAGATAATCAATTGGATTTTATGAATGATTTTAAACAAAATTCGAAATTAATTGTGGTAGGAAGTTCTTGGCCAAAAGATGAAGAGTTATTTGTGAATTTAATCAATCAAAAATTAACTGATGATTGGAAAATTGTTTTTGCGCCACATAATTTGAATGATACTGAAATCAATTCGTTTCTAAGTAAAATCAATCAAAAAGCAGTTAAATTCTCTGATTTAGAAAAAACTTCGCAACAATACTTAATCGATTCGAAAATATTTATTCTCAACACAATTGGGATTTTATCAAAAGTCTATTTTTATGCAGATATTACCTATATTGGCGGAGGTTTTGGTGCAGGAATTCATAATACTTTAGAAGCGGTAACTTTCGGAAATCCTGTCGTTTTTGGACCTAAATACAAAAAATTTCAGGAAGCTGTGGATTTAATAGAAGTTGACGGAGGATTTTCTATTGCTAATCAAAATGAATTTGATACAATTATGAATCGTTTGATGAATGATGAAAATTTCCGAAAAGAAAGTGGAAAAAAAGCTGGAGATTTTGTTCAAAATTCACCAAATGCGACTAAAATTATTTTAGAATATTTAAATGATATTTTGTAA
- a CDS encoding M56 family metallopeptidase — MYKINRFYLLFSLIFSLIAPLYKIDLPITATETNISPELLAFLMQNPELLQQEKGINFGDILNIIYVLIGLIFLVRFIYNLYELMFKIKTEEKIKDQEITYILDLDSNQPYSFWKYIFIPKKQLKSLHQNLIDHEKAHCIQKHSLDILLIEIFQILFWFNPFIYFYKKSIKLNHEFLADEYVLQRNSDLKTYQHQILDCIATQNPSMMASNFNFILTKKRLLMMTKNTSKRKVKILSFASLPFILSAFVLFSQKSFAQEVEKKAQKVEQALEKPVQSQAQILLGQATTLRDSLLKTDQVKTATPIEKVITKDELKTILKSNAQNKIILNDAGDIILNDSIKIKDIVLKKELTPTILYGTDGKILQKIDPKDIEKVFVRKSGGEDFIEVIKKDSSIIKIFNSEKDIPNINKKVKTAKMPTVKNNITLKNGYSIYTDKNGVEHRIISSEIDKVYITNNKNGEFDLSKSPKTITSLKVNNINSDDVNITILPKNGYSVEYKFTESNESLSKQLDKKRTELKLDEQNTKKQIKEIEILQKGERKKNKS; from the coding sequence ATGTATAAAATCAATCGATTTTATCTGTTGTTTTCGTTGATATTTTCGTTAATCGCGCCTTTGTACAAAATTGATTTGCCTATCACAGCGACTGAAACGAATATTTCGCCCGAACTTTTGGCTTTTTTGATGCAAAATCCTGAATTGTTACAACAAGAAAAAGGAATCAATTTTGGAGATATTTTGAATATTATTTACGTTTTGATTGGATTAATTTTTCTTGTAAGATTTATCTATAATTTGTACGAATTGATGTTCAAAATTAAGACAGAAGAAAAAATAAAAGATCAAGAAATCACATATATTCTCGATTTAGATTCGAATCAACCATATAGTTTTTGGAAATATATTTTTATTCCGAAAAAGCAACTGAAAAGTTTGCATCAAAACTTAATTGATCACGAAAAAGCGCATTGTATTCAGAAACACAGTTTGGACATTTTGTTGATAGAGATTTTTCAAATTCTTTTTTGGTTCAATCCGTTTATTTATTTCTATAAAAAATCAATCAAACTAAATCATGAGTTTTTGGCAGATGAATATGTTTTGCAAAGAAACTCAGATTTAAAAACGTACCAACATCAAATTTTGGATTGTATTGCAACGCAAAATCCATCGATGATGGCGAGTAATTTCAATTTTATTCTAACCAAAAAACGCCTACTTATGATGACAAAAAATACATCAAAACGAAAAGTAAAAATTCTGTCTTTTGCTTCTTTGCCTTTTATATTGAGTGCTTTTGTACTTTTTAGTCAAAAATCGTTTGCGCAAGAAGTAGAGAAAAAAGCTCAAAAAGTGGAACAAGCGTTGGAAAAACCTGTTCAATCGCAAGCCCAAATTCTTCTTGGACAAGCAACTACTTTAAGAGATTCGCTTCTCAAAACTGATCAAGTCAAAACAGCTACACCAATAGAAAAAGTGATTACGAAAGATGAGTTAAAAACGATTTTGAAAAGTAATGCACAAAACAAAATTATCTTGAATGATGCTGGAGATATTATTCTGAATGATTCTATCAAAATAAAAGATATTGTCTTGAAAAAAGAGTTGACTCCAACGATTTTATATGGAACGGACGGAAAAATTTTGCAAAAAATTGATCCAAAAGATATCGAAAAAGTTTTTGTAAGAAAAAGCGGAGGTGAAGATTTTATTGAAGTTATCAAAAAAGATTCAAGTATCATCAAAATTTTCAATTCAGAAAAAGATATTCCGAATATCAATAAAAAAGTAAAAACAGCTAAAATGCCAACAGTAAAAAATAATATTACGTTGAAAAATGGTTATTCAATTTACACGGACAAAAACGGCGTTGAGCATAGAATTATTAGTTCAGAAATTGATAAGGTTTATATTACAAATAATAAAAATGGTGAATTTGATTTATCCAAATCTCCTAAAACAATTACAAGTTTAAAAGTTAATAATATAAATAGTGATGATGTGAATATTACGATTCTTCCAAAGAATGGATATTCAGTAGAATATAAATTTACGGAATCTAATGAATCATTATCTAAACAATTAGATAAAAAGCGAACAGAGTTGAAGCTTGATGAGCAAAATACTAAAAAGCAAATAAAAGAAATCGAAATACTACAAAAAGGAGAGCGTAAAAAGAATAAAAGTTAG